One part of the Papilio machaon chromosome 5, ilPapMach1.1, whole genome shotgun sequence genome encodes these proteins:
- the LOC106720123 gene encoding trypsin 3A1-like → MFWIFICALTCLSSVESKIIVSERVPVSSAPISSYPVQDNEPNKSQGRIVGGRNATCEEFPHQVSFIVNNSYFCGGFIVSERFILTAAHCAQNVDPSTVVLRSGSTFRTNGTILSIIEVIPYPEYNNPAFDKDIAVMKTAETIKFDSCTQPIKLPPKGLTAEAGTTLVVSGWGRTKQGASTIPERLMAVNLRVVDHRLCQAAYFQMEITENMLCAGNFFLGGESTCQGDSGGVGAIDGVARAIVSFGRGCGQPFSPSVFTDISAPKMRDFITKHTGL, encoded by the exons CATCAGTGGAATCAA AGATCATCGTATCAGAGAGAGTGCCAGTGAGTAGCGCGCCAATATCCAGTTACCCAGTCCAGGACAACGAGCCTAACAAATCGCAAGGCAGGATAGTGGGGGGTCGCAACGCCACTTGCGAGGAATTCCCTCACCAAGTGAGCTTCATTGTGAACAACTCCTATTTCTGTGGGGGGTTTATAGTCAGTGAAAGATTCATCCTTACAGCTGCACACTGTGCTCAAAA cgTGGACCCATCAACCGTAGTATTACGATCAGGAAGCACTTTTCGTACAAACGGGACCATCTTATCTATTATTGAAGTAATCCCTTACCCCGAATACAATAACCCAGCATTTGATAAAGATATAGCTGTTATGAAGACAGCagaaactataaaatttgattcCTGCACTCAACCGATAAAGCTACCGCCCAAGGGATTGACTGCAGAAGCCGGGACTACATTAGTCGTGAGCGGATGGGGACGCACAAAG CAAGGCGCTTCCACGATTCCCGAGCGACTGATGGCAGTCAACTTAAGAGTAGTGGATCACAGACTCTGCCAAGCTGCGTACTTCCAAATGGAAATAACCGAGAACATGTTGTGCGCCGGTAACTTTTTCCTGGGAGGGGAGAGTACTTGTCAG GGTGATTCTGGAGGTGTGGGTGCAATCGATGGTGTGGCCCGGGCTATCGTGTCTTTCGGCCGCGGCTGCGGCCAGCCTTTCTCGCCCAGCGTCTTTACAGACATCTCCGCTCCCAAAATGAGGGACTTCATCACAAAACATACAGGACTTTAG